A window from Triplophysa dalaica isolate WHDGS20190420 chromosome 3, ASM1584641v1, whole genome shotgun sequence encodes these proteins:
- the fggy gene encoding FGGY carbohydrate kinase domain-containing protein isoform X1: MSASAYIGVDVGTGSVRAALVTRDGHVTHTSEESLHVWEPCVDHYEQSSADIWSKCCTAVKKVTRGIDVDSVRGIGFDGTCSLVALDRNFQPVAVNQTGIRERNVVMWMDHRAAEQALRITATKHEVLQRVGGVMSPEMQPPKLLWLKENLRETCWKETAHFFDLPDFLSWKATGSLARSLCTVVCKWTYSPSDGWNDSFWTAAGLEDLVENNYSRIGAETCRPGSLIGSLTAESAADLGLKPGTAVGASLIDAHAGGLGVLGSDVSGHHLPCENQPITSRMAVICGTSSCHMAVSERALFVPGVWGPYLSAMVPDLWLNEGGQSATGRLVEHVVKGHVAYTQLKALADKSGNNVYSCLNVHLENMTRGPTHLEQLTASLHVLPDFHGNRSPLADQTSRGTVVGLTLSQTLDDLALLYLATLQAIALGTRHIIDAMREAGHDMTTLFLCGGLSKNTLLLQLHANITGLPVVLSEEREAVLVGAAVLGACASSEYSSIQEAMRNMSRIGHVVRPNPELERFYRKKYEVFLMLYRHQKEYIKLMNDGDLSN, encoded by the exons ATGAGCGCTTCTGCTTATATCGGAGTGGACGTGGGCACGGGCAGTGTACGGGCGGCTCTGGTCACACGTGACGGTCACGTCACACACACGTCAGAGGAAAGCCTTCACGTGTGGGAACCGTGTGTGGATCATTACGAGCAATCATCCGCAGACATCTGGAGCAAATGCTGCACTGCTGTGAAG AAAGTAACTCGGGGCATTGATGTGGACTCTGTACGAGGAATTGGATTTGACGGCACGTGCTCTTTAGTGGCTCTCGACCGAAATTTTCAGCCTGtggctgtcaatcaaactg GAATCAGAGAGAGGAATGTGGTGATGTGGATGGATCATCGGGCTGCCGAACAAGCCCTTAGAATCACAGCCACGAAACATGAAGTCCTTCAGAGAGTTGGAGGGGTGATGTCACCGGAAATGCAGCCACCCAAACTACTGTGGCTCAAAGAG AATTTGAGGGAGACGTGCTGGAAGGAAACGGCACATTTCTTTGATCTTCCAGACTTTCTGTCATGGAAAGCTACGGGCTCCTTAGCAAG GTCTCTGTGCACTGTAGTGTGTAAGTGGACCTATTCCCCGTCGGACGGCTGGAACGACAGCTTCTGGACTGCCGCTGGACTGGAGGACCTGGTGGAGAACAATTATTCCAGAATAG GGGCGGAGACGTGTCGTCCAGGCAGTCTGATAGGTTCTCTCACCGCAGAGTCTGCCGCAGATTTAGGTCTGAAACCGGGCACGGCTGTCGGGGCTTCGCTCATAGACGCTCACGCTGGAGGTTTAG GGGTGCTGGGATCCGATGTGAGCGGTCACCACCTGCCATGTGAAAACCAGCCGATCACGTCCCGTATGGCTGTTATATGCGGCACGTCCTCATGTCACATGGCT GTTAGCGAGCGGGCGCTGTTTGTTCCAGGGGTCTGGGGTCCGTATCTGTCTGCCATGGTGCCGGATCTGTGGCTGAATGAGGGAGGTCAGAGCGCCACTGGGAGACTG GTGGAGCATGTGGTGAAGGGACACGTGGCGTACACACAGTTAAAAGCGCTGGCTGACAAGAG CGGGAACAACGTTTACTCCTGTCTGAATGTCCATCTGGAGAACATGACCAGAGGTCCAACACACCTGGAGCAGCTGACCGCCAGCCTGCATGTCTTGCCTGATTTCCATGGCAACCGCTCACCACTGGCCGACCAGACGTCCAGGGGCACG GTTGTTGGACTCACTCTGTCACAGACTTTGGATGACTTGGCCCTGCTGTACCTAGCCACACTGCAGGCTATTGCT CTTGGCACAAGACACATTATAGATGCCATGAGAGAGGCAGGACATGACATGACAACCCTGTTCCTCTGCGGAGGGCTGAGCAAGAACACGCTGCTTCTGCAGTTACACGCCAACATCACAG GTTTGCCTGTTGTCCTGTCAGAAGAAAGGGAGGCTGTGCTGGTCGGAGCTGCAGTTTTAGGAGCCTGTGCATCATCTGAATACAGCTCCATTCAG GAAGCAATGAGGAACATGAGCAGAATAGGGCATGTGGTCAGACCTAATCCTGAGCTAGAAag ATTTTACAGAAAGAAGTATGAAGTGTTTCTGATGCTTTACCGTCACCAGAAGGAATACATCAAACTGATGAATGATGGAGACCTCAGCAACTGA
- the fggy gene encoding FGGY carbohydrate kinase domain-containing protein isoform X3, which produces MSASAYIGVDVGTGSVRAALVTRDGHVTHTSEESLHVWEPCVDHYEQSSADIWSKCCTAVKKVTRGIDVDSVRGIGFDGTCSLVALDRNFQPVAVNQTGIRERNVVMWMDHRAAEQALRITATKHEVLQRVGGVMSPEMQPPKLLWLKENLRETCWKETAHFFDLPDFLSWKATGSLARSLCTVVCKWTYSPSDGWNDSFWTAAGLEDLVENNYSRIGAETCRPGSLIGSLTAESAADLGLKPGTAVGASLIDAHAGGLGVLGSDVSGHHLPCENQPITSRMAVICGTSSCHMAVSERALFVPGVWGPYLSAMVPDLWLNEGGQSATGRLVEHVVKGHVAYTQLKALADKSGNNVYSCLNVHLENMTRGPTHLEQLTASLHVLPDFHGNRSPLADQTSRGTVVGLTLSQTLDDLALLYLATLQAIALGTRHIIDAMREAGHDMTTLFLCGGLSKNTLLLQLHANITGLPVVLSEEREAVLVGAAVLGACASSEYSSIQEILSAAFLGSNEEHEQNRACGQT; this is translated from the exons ATGAGCGCTTCTGCTTATATCGGAGTGGACGTGGGCACGGGCAGTGTACGGGCGGCTCTGGTCACACGTGACGGTCACGTCACACACACGTCAGAGGAAAGCCTTCACGTGTGGGAACCGTGTGTGGATCATTACGAGCAATCATCCGCAGACATCTGGAGCAAATGCTGCACTGCTGTGAAG AAAGTAACTCGGGGCATTGATGTGGACTCTGTACGAGGAATTGGATTTGACGGCACGTGCTCTTTAGTGGCTCTCGACCGAAATTTTCAGCCTGtggctgtcaatcaaactg GAATCAGAGAGAGGAATGTGGTGATGTGGATGGATCATCGGGCTGCCGAACAAGCCCTTAGAATCACAGCCACGAAACATGAAGTCCTTCAGAGAGTTGGAGGGGTGATGTCACCGGAAATGCAGCCACCCAAACTACTGTGGCTCAAAGAG AATTTGAGGGAGACGTGCTGGAAGGAAACGGCACATTTCTTTGATCTTCCAGACTTTCTGTCATGGAAAGCTACGGGCTCCTTAGCAAG GTCTCTGTGCACTGTAGTGTGTAAGTGGACCTATTCCCCGTCGGACGGCTGGAACGACAGCTTCTGGACTGCCGCTGGACTGGAGGACCTGGTGGAGAACAATTATTCCAGAATAG GGGCGGAGACGTGTCGTCCAGGCAGTCTGATAGGTTCTCTCACCGCAGAGTCTGCCGCAGATTTAGGTCTGAAACCGGGCACGGCTGTCGGGGCTTCGCTCATAGACGCTCACGCTGGAGGTTTAG GGGTGCTGGGATCCGATGTGAGCGGTCACCACCTGCCATGTGAAAACCAGCCGATCACGTCCCGTATGGCTGTTATATGCGGCACGTCCTCATGTCACATGGCT GTTAGCGAGCGGGCGCTGTTTGTTCCAGGGGTCTGGGGTCCGTATCTGTCTGCCATGGTGCCGGATCTGTGGCTGAATGAGGGAGGTCAGAGCGCCACTGGGAGACTG GTGGAGCATGTGGTGAAGGGACACGTGGCGTACACACAGTTAAAAGCGCTGGCTGACAAGAG CGGGAACAACGTTTACTCCTGTCTGAATGTCCATCTGGAGAACATGACCAGAGGTCCAACACACCTGGAGCAGCTGACCGCCAGCCTGCATGTCTTGCCTGATTTCCATGGCAACCGCTCACCACTGGCCGACCAGACGTCCAGGGGCACG GTTGTTGGACTCACTCTGTCACAGACTTTGGATGACTTGGCCCTGCTGTACCTAGCCACACTGCAGGCTATTGCT CTTGGCACAAGACACATTATAGATGCCATGAGAGAGGCAGGACATGACATGACAACCCTGTTCCTCTGCGGAGGGCTGAGCAAGAACACGCTGCTTCTGCAGTTACACGCCAACATCACAG GTTTGCCTGTTGTCCTGTCAGAAGAAAGGGAGGCTGTGCTGGTCGGAGCTGCAGTTTTAGGAGCCTGTGCATCATCTGAATACAGCTCCATTCAG GAAATACTATCTGCTGCTTTTCTAGGAAGCAATGAGGAACATGAGCAGAATAGGGCATGTGGTCAGACCTAA
- the fggy gene encoding FGGY carbohydrate kinase domain-containing protein isoform X2: MSASAYIGVDVGTGSVRAALVTRDGHVTHTSEESLHVWEPCVDHYEQSSADIWSKCCTAVKKVTRGIDVDSVRGIGFDGTCSLVALDRNFQPVAVNQTGIRERNVVMWMDHRAAEQALRITATKHEVLQRVGGVMSPEMQPPKLLWLKENLRETCWKETAHFFDLPDFLSWKATGSLARSLCTVVCKWTYSPSDGWNDSFWTAAGLEDLVENNYSRIGAETCRPGSLIGSLTAESAADLGLKPGTAVGASLIDAHAGGLGVLGSDVSGHHLPCENQPITSRMAVICGTSSCHMAVSERALFVPGVWGPYLSAMVPDLWLNEGGQSATGRLVEHVVKGHVAYTQLKALADKSGNNVYSCLNVHLENMTRGPTHLEQLTASLHVLPDFHGNRSPLADQTSRGTVVGLTLSQTLDDLALLYLATLQAIALGTRHIIDAMREAGHDMTTLFLCGGLSKNTLLLQLHANITGLPVVLSEEREAVLVGAAVLGACASSEYSSIQEAMRNMSRIGHVVRPNPELERNFSEGDLARIKQILHSPGLLGKCLRLQET; encoded by the exons ATGAGCGCTTCTGCTTATATCGGAGTGGACGTGGGCACGGGCAGTGTACGGGCGGCTCTGGTCACACGTGACGGTCACGTCACACACACGTCAGAGGAAAGCCTTCACGTGTGGGAACCGTGTGTGGATCATTACGAGCAATCATCCGCAGACATCTGGAGCAAATGCTGCACTGCTGTGAAG AAAGTAACTCGGGGCATTGATGTGGACTCTGTACGAGGAATTGGATTTGACGGCACGTGCTCTTTAGTGGCTCTCGACCGAAATTTTCAGCCTGtggctgtcaatcaaactg GAATCAGAGAGAGGAATGTGGTGATGTGGATGGATCATCGGGCTGCCGAACAAGCCCTTAGAATCACAGCCACGAAACATGAAGTCCTTCAGAGAGTTGGAGGGGTGATGTCACCGGAAATGCAGCCACCCAAACTACTGTGGCTCAAAGAG AATTTGAGGGAGACGTGCTGGAAGGAAACGGCACATTTCTTTGATCTTCCAGACTTTCTGTCATGGAAAGCTACGGGCTCCTTAGCAAG GTCTCTGTGCACTGTAGTGTGTAAGTGGACCTATTCCCCGTCGGACGGCTGGAACGACAGCTTCTGGACTGCCGCTGGACTGGAGGACCTGGTGGAGAACAATTATTCCAGAATAG GGGCGGAGACGTGTCGTCCAGGCAGTCTGATAGGTTCTCTCACCGCAGAGTCTGCCGCAGATTTAGGTCTGAAACCGGGCACGGCTGTCGGGGCTTCGCTCATAGACGCTCACGCTGGAGGTTTAG GGGTGCTGGGATCCGATGTGAGCGGTCACCACCTGCCATGTGAAAACCAGCCGATCACGTCCCGTATGGCTGTTATATGCGGCACGTCCTCATGTCACATGGCT GTTAGCGAGCGGGCGCTGTTTGTTCCAGGGGTCTGGGGTCCGTATCTGTCTGCCATGGTGCCGGATCTGTGGCTGAATGAGGGAGGTCAGAGCGCCACTGGGAGACTG GTGGAGCATGTGGTGAAGGGACACGTGGCGTACACACAGTTAAAAGCGCTGGCTGACAAGAG CGGGAACAACGTTTACTCCTGTCTGAATGTCCATCTGGAGAACATGACCAGAGGTCCAACACACCTGGAGCAGCTGACCGCCAGCCTGCATGTCTTGCCTGATTTCCATGGCAACCGCTCACCACTGGCCGACCAGACGTCCAGGGGCACG GTTGTTGGACTCACTCTGTCACAGACTTTGGATGACTTGGCCCTGCTGTACCTAGCCACACTGCAGGCTATTGCT CTTGGCACAAGACACATTATAGATGCCATGAGAGAGGCAGGACATGACATGACAACCCTGTTCCTCTGCGGAGGGCTGAGCAAGAACACGCTGCTTCTGCAGTTACACGCCAACATCACAG GTTTGCCTGTTGTCCTGTCAGAAGAAAGGGAGGCTGTGCTGGTCGGAGCTGCAGTTTTAGGAGCCTGTGCATCATCTGAATACAGCTCCATTCAG GAAGCAATGAGGAACATGAGCAGAATAGGGCATGTGGTCAGACCTAATCCTGAGCTAGAAag GAACTTCAGCGAAGGGGACTTGGCACGTATCAAACAGATTCTTCATTCTCCTGGGCTCCTTGGGAAATGTTTAAGGTTGCAGGAAACATAG